The sequence AAGCCGGAAGCCGGAGGGCGGAAGCGGGGCATTCAACGCCGCGCCAGACGGACAGCGTGTTGCTGAAAGCGCATGACGTCGGAAAGACTTACCTCATCGGCAAGCGGACCCTCGAAGTGCTTCGGCATGTAAACCTGCAGGTCGTTCGCGGAGATTTTCTGGCTTTGCGCGGCGCGTCGGGCGCGGGCAAGAGTACGTTGTTGCATTTGCTCGGCGGACTGGACGCGCCCGGGAGCGGCGAGATCTGGTTCGACGGGAAAAATCTTGCGACGCTTTCGGCGCTGGAACTGGCGAGGTTTCGCAATCGCAAGGTTGGCTTCGTGTTCCAGGCTTATCACCTGTTGCCGGAGCTGAGCGCGCTGGAGAATGTGTGCCTGCCGGCACGGATGGCGCGCAGGAACCCGGCAAACGCCGAAACGCGGGCCCGTGAACTGCTGGCGCGCGTCGGCCTCGCCGAACGCACCGATCATCGGCCGTATGAGCTTTCGGGCGGCGAGCAACA is a genomic window of Candidatus Angelobacter sp. containing:
- a CDS encoding ABC transporter ATP-binding protein encodes the protein MNETFEAGSRRAEAGHSTPRQTDSVLLKAHDVGKTYLIGKRTLEVLRHVNLQVVRGDFLALRGASGAGKSTLLHLLGGLDAPGSGEIWFDGKNLATLSALELARFRNRKVGFVFQAYHLLPELSALENVCLPARMARRNPANAETRARELLARVGLAERTDHRPYELSGGEQQRVAIARALINEPDLILADEPTGNLDSHAGGAIVELLCALRAERQATLIIATHDANVAARAPRVIELADGEVQEDGRTP